ATGGGGCGTGGCCGGTCGCAGCCGGCCTAAGCTGGAAGCTACCCTGGCGGAAATTGGCCAAAAGGCCGGCCAAGATCTGTCCCAGACGCCGATCGTGCTGGCGGAACTGGACAACGAGCGGTCGCTGGTGCAGATGGCCAGCGAGTGCCGCGTCGTGGTCAACTGCTGTGGACCGTACCGGTTGTACGGGGAGCCGGTGCTGAAGGCTTGCCTCGAAGCCGGAACGCACCACGTGGACGTTAGCGGGGAGCCGCAGTTTTTGGAGGGCATGCAGCTCAAGTACCACGAGCAGGCCAAGGAAAAGGGCGTTTATCTGATTTCGGCCTGCGGGTTCGACAGCATTCCGGCGGACATGGGAACCGTTTTTCTGGAGCAGCAGTTTGGCGAGGGGGTGGTTAATTCGGTGGAGAGTTATATTTCCAGCAAGGTCACCGGAAGGCGGGAACTTGGGGGAATCCATTACGGGACGTGGGCTTCTGCGGTTCACGCCATAGCTAATATGCGCGAGGTTGGCCAGATTCGGCGGGAGCTGTTCCGAACGAAGCTGCCCGAGGTGGAACCGAAGCTGAAGGAGCGGCCGGCACTGCACAAGTCCAGCGGTGGCAAGTGGTCGCTGCCGTTCATGGGTGCCGATCGGTCCTGTGTGATGAGGACGCAGCGGTTCTTCTACGAAACGGAAGGCAAACGACCGCTCCAGATGAGGGCGTACATTTCGTTTAGGTAAGTTTGCTTTTCCGGtagcaatttgtattgatttgacgtttgctgagggtgccgaaaagtttggttatgttactGCTTGCAAAAAGTAATAGTTGTCGATCATTAACAACCCAACCACCCGATGACCTCATGTCCGTTTCCGTCGTGTTGAGTACTGATTTAGAGTTTGGCAGACGTTTCCAGCACCACTCAATATCATACAACTACCAAGGCCTACTGTTTTTGTCTGTCAAAACAAGCTTTTCCCTTCATCCACTTTGACAAGGAAATACCCAATTTAAGCTCAAAATGTATTTCCTGTGCAGCCTGCTTTTTTCAGTCGGTTATGAAACTATCAAAAACTCTGAAATATATTCGTGTTGTTCATGTGTTCAATGTTTGAAATGTAACCTTTTCCATCAATTCTCCCTACAATTCCAGTGGCCTCGTTGAGGTCTTTGCCATCTCGTTCATCGGGGCCATCTTCTGGCTGTTGGTGAAAACCACCACCGGCCAGAACCTGCTGCTGAACCATCCGCGCCTTTTCTCGCTCGGACTGGTGTCCCATGAGGGCCCGTCGGACGAGGCCGCTAAAAATACGCATTTCGCGATGCATTTCGAGGGACGCGGTTGGGAGGAAAAATTGGCCAGCCCGGAGGAAAAGTACCCGTATCCTCCGAACAAGGTCATCCGGACGAAGGTTACCGGAACGAATCCGGGGTACGGGGCCACCTGCGTGGCGTTGCTGCTGTCGGCGAGGACGATCCTGCAGGAGGCGGACAAGATGCCCGGAAGGTGGGATATATTAAATTGTTGGttctaaatataataaaattaactttttcttttgtttcaGTGGTGGATTCCTTACGCCCGGAGCTGCCTTCGCCAAGACCAACCTCATTCCGGAGTTGTGCAAGAACGGGTTCACCTTTGAGGTGGTGTCCAAAGCCAAACTCTAAACTTAGTTTAGGAATTTTATAATTGCAACGGGTTCTTCTCCACAATTGCGTGTCATGCATTCTCTAAACTATCCCAATGACCCAGAAACCCAAAAACGGCGCCAAACACGCCAGCTACTTACTGAATTGGGGAAGGTTAACGTCTTTCTCGTGAGTAATTCCGGAGCACAAAGGTAGGTAATTGTTTTGAGCAATGATAACAATCACGTACGAAACAAACCGTTTAATTAGGAAAAATGAAGAGGTCTTCCACTTTCACGTGTGACGACGCGGGAAACGAGTAGAACTTGTGACATCGTGCCAAAGGTCCTGGTCGTCGAACGTGTTGCTTGCTTACTTTCTTTTGTTTACATTCTTGTAAACAGGGAAGGGGGATTTCCTGGGCATGCGCTTTACGAAAGGATTCCTAGAGCGTAAATTACGTAGCATTTTGAAATGGAGCgtcattgatttttaaaattgaataaggctttctaggcccagtgaaaaaaaaatataatttatctcaaaaatgacgaattcCTCGTCACattgtcctgatgcaaacaaagatcgagctcgagctgtcacggtccctgcgaaatatgttagCTGCCGTCGGGCGGTAGGCCTTAGAACACCAGCTATAAGTcgcacgacaaaaaaaaaaacttgctagaAAGAGAAAGCAGATCTGATGCAAACACACCAACTTCTGTGGCAccaggacattttttttttcggccaaATCAAAAAGTGCCCATGAATTTACAGCATCAGCtggctttgttttggttttaaacCACGTGACGCGATGATTTTGACACAAGCGATCGCGTTTGGGTAGGTTTACAACAAGAAGAAGTCAAAGAAAGCCAGCTTCACTGTTTGAATTCCGATGCCAcgtccgttcgtccgtgattGATAGTTGGACAAagcaaaacaagcaaacaaacacTTGAATGGAAAGTTGACATGCCAACCGAGCTGAGATGTCATG
This is a stretch of genomic DNA from Culex pipiens pallens isolate TS chromosome 1, TS_CPP_V2, whole genome shotgun sequence. It encodes these proteins:
- the LOC120427412 gene encoding saccharopine dehydrogenase-like oxidoreductase: MSIARKLDVVIFGATGFTGKYTILEGVKILAGLRWGVAGRSRPKLEATLAEIGQKAGQDLSQTPIVLAELDNERSLVQMASECRVVVNCCGPYRLYGEPVLKACLEAGTHHVDVSGEPQFLEGMQLKYHEQAKEKGVYLISACGFDSIPADMGTVFLEQQFGEGVVNSVESYISSKVTGRRELGGIHYGTWASAVHAIANMREVGQIRRELFRTKLPEVEPKLKERPALHKSSGGKWSLPFMGADRSCVMRTQRFFYETEGKRPLQMRAYISFSGLVEVFAISFIGAIFWLLVKTTTGQNLLLNHPRLFSLGLVSHEGPSDEAAKNTHFAMHFEGRGWEEKLASPEEKYPYPPNKVIRTKVTGTNPGYGATCVALLLSARTILQEADKMPGSGGFLTPGAAFAKTNLIPELCKNGFTFEVVSKAKL